The DNA region GCGAGATGTACTGAAAATCTCCGAGCAACAGCAGCTTTCGATAAGCAAAGGCGGCCCCATGAGCACACACGCAGGCATGCTCCTGGCGATCGCGATCCCCGCCGGCGGCCTGGCCGTGTTCGCGCCGGCCTTCTTCCTGCTCGGCCGCAGGATGCGGCGGCTGCGTCGCGAAGGTCGCGTCACGTACCCCGCGAAGACCACACCCGGCAGCAACGACTTCTCCGGCCATGCAATGTGAGCCCCGAGCGGCCCTGCAATCCTGAAGCTCGGCCCGAACGAAGTACCCACCTCCTGCAAGGTCGTCGCTGTCGTGAACGACAAGGTCACCGCATCGGAGCAACGCGCACAGCTGCAGAACCGCGCGGCCGCCCGCGAACGCCTGGCCTCGCTACTGCGTGACGCCGCTGCCGCCCCGCCACCCGTCCGCCGCGCCACCAAACCCTCACGCGGAGCGAACGCCGTCTCGCCGCGAAGAAGCGGCGCGGCGACACCAAACGCAACCGCCGCGCCTCCCCCGACGACCAGGGCGTGTCTGACAAATAGGTAGGGTCAGGTGGGATGCTCGAGGCGTGCCGCGGTTTCAGTTGCGCCAGGCCGAGATTCCGGTACCGGTGTGAGGGAGGGGTCGGGATGTTCGGTTGGAAGAAGAAGCGCAACGAGTCGAAGATGACGCTCGACGATGTGATGTCGAAACTCAGGCCTGACCTGAGTCGGGAATCGCTCGGCGTCGGGCCCGACTTTCCGGGCGTCGCCCCTAACCCGTTCCTGAGCAGTGATGCACGCAAGCGCAATGCGGAACTGCGTACGGGGGCGCTTGCGCTCGGCGTTCTCGTCGACTGGCGGGAGGTCAACAGCAATCCACGCGTGGTCCTGATGCTCGACGTGGAGACCGCCGACGGCATCTCGTTCCGCGGTATCGCAGACGAAGGCCTCACGATCACCGAGCTCACCCGACTCGCCCCGGGACAGACGTTGCCCGTGCGCTACCGGCCGGCCGTCATGGACCACTACGTCGCTCTTGCCCGGGACGCGGACCCCGCCCACGTGCAGCGGCTCTCCGACGAGATCGCGAGCCGCAAGCGGACCTGACCCGAAGCCATTGGCCGGATCCCTAGCCGACGGGCAGCACCACCCTTCCGGGGCATTGGCTGCACAATCGTTGGCAGTTGTGAAGAGCCCGTGGAGAATTCCACCGGATCCGGTGCGACCGATAGAGGTGTTCGTCGTCGGGTGCCAGCATGGGGCTGCTGAGCATGTCGTTCGTGGGTCTGCTGACAGGACTGATCGCGGTCGTCGCCAACCGTCCGCTGCGCAACTCGGCGACTCGCCACCGAATCAGTGGAATCGTTCCGGCGGTGATAACCGGCGTGGGTATCGTTCTGCTGGCCATTAGCTGTATGCATTTACTGAACGAGGCCACGCCGCCGGCCGACTATTGCAGCAAATTCAACCTTGCCCCTCGCTGATCCAATTTTGGGCCTGAACTTGCTTGACGGTCAGTCGAACCATTCCGGGTCGCCGGCCGCGATAAGGGCGGACAGGACTGCTGTGTCTTGAAGTGCTTGCTGGAGCAGCGTTCCGAGTTGGTGGAGGGCCTCGGGGTCTTCGCCGTAGGCGACGAAGGTTCCGGCCTCGGGGTCGTAGTCGAAGCGGTTGGCCAGGTCGGGGGCCTGGGTTGCGACCGCCGAACGCGCTACGCCTGCCCAGCCGTAACCGCCGCCGTCGTAGCCGAACTCGGCGAACGCGGCCTCGGCGGTGGCGGGCATGTTGCTGTCGGACAGCATCAGGCAGTAGTGGCCGGGCTTGTGGTCGTACTCGAAGAACACCAGTGGGGCGAAGGTTTCGCGATCAGTCACGTGCGGACCCTATCGAGACACCCCGACAACGGTGTGGGGCGGATTCACAGAGGGTGCGCCGACAGCCGGGCCGCCGCGAGTCTCGAGGCTGCCGCGACGCGCTTCTCGCTTTCGAGGCGGGCCCGGATTGCCGCGACCGAGTGGGGGTTCGGCGGGTGCGGGTCGGGGAAGTAGTGGCGGGCGGAGAGGTAGATGGCGAGAGCGATGAAGGCGAAGGCGGTGGTGGCGATTTCGGTGACCATGGCTTCCCCTCGGGATCAGGCCGGGTAGGTGTGGAGGGCGACGCGGATGGCGCGGAGGACTGTGGTGACGGGCTGGAGGGTCTCCCACTGGGGGTATCGGAACCAGCGCGGGCCAAGGCAGTAGGGAGTGCGCGGCGCGGGAAGGATGAGTTCCCTTTCCGGAGGCAGGAATTCGCAGTGAGCGCGGCGGCGGAAGTCGGTGGCGGGGAACGTGAGGTCGAGGTGGGTGGGGGCAGCCAGCAGAGTCAGGACGCCGGTGCCGGGGTGCTCGTCGAGGATGGGGGTGACCTTCTCGAGCCAGAACAGCTCGTCGTCGACGTGGGCGGCCAGGGCGCCAGGGATGCGGATCGCGGTGATATCGCTGGTGGACAGCGTGATTCGGGTGCCCGAGAGCCTACACGGCAGGCCGTAGAGTTCCCGGTACAGCCACAACTGGCGGTCGAGCGGACTCTCGCCGGTCACGGTTGCGGGCATCGGCTCAGACCTTCCTCGAGATACCGGCGGGCAGTCTCCGCCCGGGGGCACGGCGGGTCGCAGGTGGCATGGATCGCCAGAATCCCCTGGGCGCGTTGGCGGGTGATCGGGCAGATGTGGGCGTCTCGGCAACCGTCGTCGACCCAGGACGTCGTAACCTTCGACCGTTGATGTTGATCTCGTTGGATCGCCATGCACCAAGTGCAGCGCCGCGATAAGGATGTGGGAAGTGAAGAGCGGGAATTCGGATTTTCCCTCTGTTTCACCAGGTTTCGGCCCCCGAACCGTGAGATGATTTTCCCGCTCCGGGAATCGCCTTCGCCGCGGAGCGGGAAACATGATGCCCCGAGAACGGGAAATTCCATGTCCGACAGTGAAAGCACCCTCACCCGCCGCCAGCTCGGCAGATACCTGAAGTCCGCCCGCGAAGAAGCCGGGTTCACGCTGGAGCAGGCGGGCAGACAGATGGACTGGAGCAAGAGCAAGCTCCAGCGGCACGAGGCCGGAGAGGTCGCGAAGATCCGCCGACCTGATCTGGATCTCCTGATTCGGCTGTACCAGATAGACGATCGCCAAGCCGCGCACCTACATGGCCTGGCCGAAACTGCCGCCGGGAAGTCTTGGTGGCACGAGTTCAGTCGCGTTCTGCCGGAAGACTTCCGCATCTACGTGGATATGGAATCCGCCGCCGCGATGCTGACGACCTACCAGCCCGACCTGATCCCCGGCCTGGTTCAGACCCGACCGTATGCACGCGTGCTGGCTTACACCGCCAACCCGGAGGACGGAGAGGCCGCTCTCGCTGGGCGATTGGAGTTGAAGACGCGTCGTCAGCGCATCCTCACGCACAACCTCAAGAAGCCTCAGCTGAACATGGTGCTCGGAGAAACTGTGTTGCGGCGGGTGATCGGCGGGCCGAAGATAATGGCAGACCAACTCAAACGCCTCGCCGAGGCGAGTACGTTGCCGAACGTCACCCTCCGCATCCTCCCGTTCTCCGCCGGGATGCCGACCGGCGATCAGACCGGTCCGTTCGTGATCATCGATTTCGGACCGGACGGACGCGGCCAGCCTGTCGCGCCGACCACCATCTACAGCGAGGGCTACTCGAGCGACATGTACTCGGAGAAGCGCGATGTCGTAAAGCGCTACATCGAGGCGTACAGAGTCCTCCAGCGGGCCGCGCTGGATGAGTCGAGCAGCAGAGATCTGGTGCGCGAGATAGCAAGGGAGTACAGCGCGTGAACAACGAACTCGACGGCGCACGGTGGTTCAAGAGCAGCAGAAGCGGCGGTAGCAAGGAGTGCGTCGAGGCCGCGTTCCTCGCCGGAGATGGGGTCGGGGTGCGCGATTCCAAGAATCCCGGCGGGCCGGCGCATGTGTTCAGCGCCGGGCAGTGGGATGCGTTTGTCGGGGCGGTTGCGGCGGGGAGGTTCGACCTGCCCCGAGGTTGAGCGGTCGGCAGTCCGCTGGATTACGAACGGGCCCGGCCATTTCGGCCGGGCCCGTTGGTCTTTGCGGCTCAGAACTCTTCGGAGTCGGAATCGTCTGCGGTGGGGGGTTCGTCGCCGCCGCCTCGGATGGTCCAGAGGAGGCCGTCGAGTTCGTCGGGTTTGATGAGGACGTCTCGGGCCTTGGAGCCTTCAGAGGGGCCTACCACTCCCCTGGTTTCCATCAGGTCCATGAGACGGCCGGCCTTGGCGAAGCCGACTCGGAGTTTGCGTTGGAGCATGGAGGTGGAGCCGAACTGGGAGGTGACTACCAGTTCGATGGCTTGGAGGAGGAGGTCGAGGTCGTCGCCGATGTCGGGGTCGACGTCCTTCTTCTCGCCGGCCTTGGCGGCGGTGACGCCCTCCTGGTAGTCGGGTTCGGCTTGGGTCTTGGCGAAATCGACTACGGCAGCGATTTCCTCGTCGGCGATGAATGCGCCCTGGAGACGGGTCGGCTTGTTCGCGCCCATAGGGAGGAACAGGCCGTCGCCCATGCCGATGAGCTTTTCCGCGCCGGGCTGGTCGAGGATGACTCGGGAGTCGGTGAGCGATGAGGTCGCGAAGGCCAGGCGGGACGGGACGTTGGTCTTGATCAGACCGGTCACCACGTCCACCGAGGGGCGCTGGGTGGCCAGCACCAGGTGAATGCCTGCGGCGCGGGCCTTCTGGGTGATGCGGACGATCGCGTCCTCGACATCGCGGGGGCGGTCATCATGAGGTCGGCGAGCTCGTCGACAATCGCCAGGATGTACGGGTAAGGGCGGTACACCCTTTCGCTGCCCAGCGGCGCGGTGATCTGGCCGGACTTCACCTTGCGGTTGAAGTCGTCGACATGGCGGACCTTGTTGGCCTGCATGTCCTGATAGCGCTGCTCCATCTCCTCCACCAGCCAGGCCAGCGCCGCGGCGGCCTTCTTGGGCTGGGTGATGATGGGGGTGATCAGATGCGGAATGCCCTCGTACGGGGTCAGTTCCACCATCTTGGGGTCGATGAGGATCATGCGAACCTCTTCGGGGTGGCGCGGCACAGCAGCGAGACCAGCATCGAGTTGACGAAACTGGACTTACCGGAACCGGTGGAACCGGCCACCAGCAAGTGCGGCATCTTGGCGAGATTCGCGGCCACGAACTCGCCCTCGATGTTCTTGCCCAGACCGATCACCAGCGGGTGGTGATCGTTGCGGGTGCTCGACGCCTTCAAAACATCGGCCAGGCGCACCAATTCGCGGTCCGCGTTGGGGACCTCGATGCCGACCGCGGACTTGCCGGGGATCGGGCCAGCAGACGCACGTTCTCGGTCGCGACCGCGTAGGCGATATTGCGGGCCAGGGCGGTGATCTTCTCGACCTTCACGCCGGGGCCCAGCTCCACCTCGTAGCGGGTGACCGTCGGGCCGCGCACGAAACCGGTGACCGCGGCATCGATCTTGAACTGGACCAGCACCTCGGTGATGGCCTCGATCATGGATTCGTTGGCCGCGCTGCGCTTCTTCGGCGGATCGCCGTCGGTGAGCAGGTTCAGCGACGGCAGCGTGTAGTCGCCGTCCACCTCGCGGTCGGTGACGAACTCCAGCTGCTGCGGCTCCGGGGGCGGCGGGGTCTGATCGATGACCTTGGGAGCGGGCTTGCGCGGCTTGGGCTTCGGCTTCTCCTCCTCCTGCTGGACGATCTCCTTGGCGTCCTGCAGCGGGGGCTCGCCGATGATCTCGGTGACCGCGTCGGAGCCACCGAACTCGTCCGGCGGGTAGTTCTCCGACGGGGTGCGGCCGCGACGCTTGCGCACCTCGGGGGCGTGCAGCGGGAAACCGTCCGCGTCGTAGTTGGAGGGGTCGTACGGGTCGTCGGAGTAGCGGTCGTATTCGTCGCCGCCCGCGCCGGTGCCGAAGATCTCCCGCAGCCGCTCGGGCACGTCGCGGACCTGGGTGCCGGTCAGCAGCAGCAGGCCGAAACCGATGGCCAGCATGAGCAATGGGACCGCGAGGAAGGCGCTCAAACCCTCGCTGAGCGGGCCGCCCACCACGTAGCCGACGAATCCGGCGGCATGGGCGCGACCGTGCGCGTCGGAGGGGAACCGGCGGCCAGATGCCACAAACCCAGTATCGGCAGCCCCGCCAGCAGACCGCCCAGCACCAGTCGCGGCCGGATCTCCGGCTGCGGCTCGGTGCGCATGAGAATCACGGCGATGGCCACCAGCACGAACGGCAGTGCCGCCGAAGCCGATCCGGCCACCGCCCGCACCGCGGCATCGACCCAGCGCCCGACCGGGCCGCCCGCCGACAGCCACACCGCCGCCACGATCAGGAAGGCGAAAGCCACCAACCCCAGCGCGATCCCGTCCCGCCGATGGCCGTGCTCGATATCCCCCGCCCGGCTCGCCGCCCGCGTCGTCGCGCCCAGGCCCCGCGCCATCATGTTCCAGCCGCTGGTCACGCCCCGCCGCACCACCGCCAGCGGGGCGGTATTGGATGCGCGCCGGGGGGCGGGCCGCCGGACCTGAGCCTTGCGCGCCGCCGCCGGCCGCCCCTTCGCCGGGGTGCGCGGGCTACGGGCGCGGGCCCGCGCAGGAGCCTGCTGCCGCGTGGCCCCCGCTCGTGAACGTGGGGTTCCGGTGCGGGCCTTACCTGCCATGCGTCCCAGGCTAGCCGCAACAGCACCACCCGGACCATCCGCAACACCCGGCCCAACCGAATCAGAAACTGTGGCGCTCACAACCAAAAACCCGCGCCGACGCCGCCATCGAGGCGATTCACGCGGGTCAGCGGGCCGCGCGCAGGACCGGGCGGGCCAGCCTGCGGCAGCGGCAGCCGCCAGCCGCGGTGGGAAAAGGGCAGACCACGGTCACGCGCTGCGTCGCGCAGGGACGCACAGCAAGATGCGGGCCGAACGCAACCGCGCCGACCTGGTCTACCCAGACAGGGCCGGTGAGAAGCGGTTCGGCCGCTGGACTCCGCCGTCACGAGCCGCGCAGGAACACATGCACGGCGTCGGAAGGGTGGTCACGTGCGGCGAAAATTCGTCGGCGAGTATCCGCCGATGGAGTTCGGCCAGGGCCGGACCCGGCTCGATGCCCTGCTCGGTGACCAGTAAGCGGCGAATGCGCTGGTATTCGCCGAGCGCCTCGGTGCGGTGGCCCGCCCCGTAGAGAGCGGTCATCAGGAGGCCGCGCAGGCGCTCGCTGTGCGGGTCGCCGGTGATCAGGGCCGCCAGATCCGCGATGGCGAGGGAGAATTCGCCGCGCTCGACGGTCAGTTCGAGCAGGTCTTCCTCCAGCAGGCGGCGGATCCGCCGCAACCGGGTGCGTTCGGCCATGGCCCACGGTCCGGGCACACCTGTGAACGGATCACCGCGCCACACGCCCAGGGCCGAGCGCAGCGCGGTGTCGGCGGTATCCAGGCGGCCTGCGGCGCGGGCCGCCGCGACCTGGGCGCGCAACCGATCGACGCGGTCGAGGTCCAATTCCAGTGTGCCGCCGAGGCGATAGCCGCCGGGCTCCGAGCAGAGCGCGATCGTGGATTGCTCGGCCCAGCGTTTACGCAGGGCCCAGGCGTAATTACGGAGCGCGCCCACCGCCGACGCGGGCCGGGCGGCGCCCCACACCCCGTCCACCAGCTCCTCGACCGTGACCGTGCGCCCGCGCGCACAGGCCAGCATGGCCAGCGCCGCTTGCTGTTTGGCCGGCAGCGGAGGCACCGGTACGCCGCCGTCGGTCAGCTCGACCGGTCCGAGAACCGCCAGTCGCCAAGACATCGCACCACCTCATCGCCTACCGATCCCTGCCGGGCACGGAAGCTACCGCCGGGCGCGTGACCGTTTCATGACCGGCGTGCGGGGTGCGTCAGACGCTGCGGTCGAGGGCGTGCACCAATTCCACGTCCTCCGGCGCGCCGGTGGCCTCCAGGCGGACGGTGTTGCGGCCGAACGCGTGCAACAGCAGTTCCGAGGGCGGACCGGCCAGCACTACGGTGCGGTCACCGGCCTGACGCGCCACCGTGCGGCGGCCGTCGGGAGTGGCCAGGGCGACGGTGATCGGCGACTTGCGGTAGGCCATGCGCGCCAGGCCGGTCAGGATCTTCCAGAGCCGGTCCTCGTCGGCGGCGGACAAGGTGCGCGGCTCCCAGCCGGGCGCGGCGCGGCGGACGTCCTCGTGGTGGACGAACATCTCGGTGGTGTTCATCAGGGCGTCGACCGGGCGCAGGTAGAACGGCGGGCCGGAGCGCACCTCGTCGAGCAGGTCGGTGAAGGGCCGCTGGGTGACCTTGCGCTGCACGCTGTCGAGGTAGGGCGCGAACGGCTTGAGCAGGATGCCGGGGGCGGCGTCGGGGCGGCGTTCACGAACGACCAAGTGCGCGGCCAGGTCCCGGGCCGTCCATTCGCCGCACAGGGTGGGCGCGTCGGGTCCGGCCGCGGCCATCGCCTCGACGAGGGCCTGGCGCTCGCGTTGAGCCAAAGTCATAAGGGCGACCCTAGTCCGGGTTGTCCGAGTCCGCACGAGCGCGTTAAGGAAACCACCAGGTCTATTGCAAGGCCCACCGCTGATCATGGTCCCGGCTCCGGTTGTGACAGTGCAGCCGGATGCGGCACCCAGCTCGATGCCGCCGCACAAACCACAGATCCGGGTTGGCGTCAACGTTTCCGGATCGGTAACTTGATCCCTCGGTCCATAGGGTCGTGGACTCGAAAGCACAAGAAGGGCAACACCTTGAAGAAGATCGTCAGCGGCGCAGCCGTGATGGTCGCGGCCGCCGGTTCCCTGCTCGCTGGGACCGCTGCTCCGGCCAATGCCTACCAGGACTACAACTACGGCGCCATCGCGCTGTCGGTGTCCACCGGTCGTATCGGCTACTCCTACGACTATTCCGACAGCCCCTCGGCGCAGAACGCCGCCATGAGCTCGTGCACCTACAACGACTGCAAGATCGTGGCGCGCTTCGCCAACGGTTGCGGCGCGATCGCCTACTCCTCGCGGGACGGCTTTTACACCTTCGGTGCCGCGTCCTCGCGGATCGCCGCGAAGAACCAGGCGCTGAACCGGAACTCCGGCGACGCCACCATCATTCACTGGAACTGCACCACCGGTTACCAGCTCTGAAATCACGGGGAGAATTTCGTTGAAGCACAATATCTTTCGCGCGACCGCCGCGCTGATGCTGGCCACCTCGGCCTTCGGCCTGGTGGCCTGCAGCAAGTCCGATGACACCAGCAAGGCCGCCGCGACCACCAGCTCCGCCACCGCCCCTGCCGGCAAGTTCGACGGCAGCACCGACGGCGACGCCAAGCTCACCGGCGCGGCGCCGGCCCCCACCACCGTGGCGGACCTGCCCAAGCCCTCGGTCGCCGACCTGAACGACAAGGTCACCAAGGCGTTCGACCCGGCTATCGACTCCAAGACCAAGACCGACTGGATCGAGAACGCCGGCCTGGACCCGCAGCTCGCCCAGAAGCTGGTCGACGCCGCCAAGGCCAACAACGTCAAGATCAAGATCACCAACGTGGGCGACCCGTCCGGCGGCAAGCTCAAGGCCGACGCCGACGTCACCATCGACGGCAAGCCGGTCCAGAACGCGGCCGTCACCTTCGTCGCCGACGGCACCGAATGGAAGATCGACCACAACTACGCGTGCTCGATCGTCAAGGCCGCCAAGCTCGATTCCGCAGCCTGCCAGGATAAGTAGAAACTCTTGTAGTTCCCGCCCCAGGCGGGGTGCCGCCTCCGGCGGGGGTTGCGCCTGCGGCGGGCCGACTCGCCTGCGGCGGGGCAACGCACCTGCGGCGCAATAGAAATCGCCCCGACATTTCGACTGTCGGGGCGATTTCTGTTGCGTTGCGTAGGTTTTCGCCGCCTAGACGCCGATGACCGTGGGGACGATCATGGGGCGGCGGCGGTACTTCTCGGCCACCCAGCGGCCGACGACGCGGCGGACGGACTGGGCGATGCGGTGGGTGTCGGTGACGCCCTCGACGGCCAGGCGGTGCAGTTCGTTCTCGACGAGTTCCTGGGCGCCGGAGAGGGCCTCGGGGTCGTCGGAGAAGCCGCGGCCGCTGACCTCGGGGGTGCTGACGGCCTTGCCGGTGGTGGTGTCGATCGCGACGTTGATGGTCACGAAGCCGCCCTCACCCAGCACCAGGCGGTCGGAGAGGGTGGACTCGCCGACGTCGCCGACCGAGAGGCCGTCGACGTAGACCTGGCCGACCGGGACGCGGCCCGAGATCGAGGCGATGCCGTCGACCAGGTCGACCACGACGCCGTTCTCCGCCAGGATGACCCGCTCCTCGGGCACACCGGTCGCCACCGCGAGCGCGCCGTTGGCGCGCAGGTGCCGCCACTCGCCGTGCACGGGCATGGCGTTGGTGGGACGCACCGCGTTGTAGAGGTAGAGCAGCTCGCCCGCCGAAGCGTGGCCCGAGACATGGACTTTCGCGTTCTGCTGGGTGACGACCGTCGCGCCGAGCCGGGACAGGCCGTTCACCACGGTGAAGACCGCGTTCTCGTTGCCCGGGATCAGCGAGGAGGCCAGCACCACCAGATCGTCGGAGCGGATGTTGATCTGACGGTGGTCGCCGCGCGCCATCCGCGACAGCGCCGAGAGCGGCTCACCCTGCGAACCGGTGGAGATCAGCACCAGCTTGTGCGTCGGCAGGTTGGCGGCCTGATCCAGATCCACCACCAGGTTGTCCGGAATGTCCAGGTAGCCGAGATCCTGCGCGATCTGCATATTGCGGACCATGGACCGGCCCACGAAGCACACCCGGCGGTCGTAGCGCTGCGCCACGTCCACCACCTGCTGGATGCGGTGCACATGCGAGGCGAAGGAAGCCACGATGACGCGGCCCTTGGCCTTGCCGATCACATTGTCGAGCACCGGGCCGATCTCGCGCTCGGGCGTCACGAAGCCCGGCACCTCGGCATTGGTGGAGTCGACCAGGAACAGGTCCACGCCCTCGTCGCCCAGGCGGGAGAACCCGGCCAGGTCGGTGAGGCGGCCGTCGAGCGGCAGCTGGTCCAGCTTGATGTCACCGGTGTGCAGCGCGATGCCCGCGGGCGTGCGGATGGCCACCGCGATCGCGTCGGGGATGGAGTGGTTGACCGCGAAGTACTCGCACTCGAACGCGCCGTGCTGGGTGCGCTCGCCCTCGGTGACCTCGATCAGGTTGGGCTGCAGGCGATGTTCGCGGCACTTGGCCGCCACCAGCGCGAG from Nocardia tengchongensis includes:
- a CDS encoding immunity 51 family protein, coding for MTDRETFAPLVFFEYDHKPGHYCLMLSDSNMPATAEAAFAEFGYDGGGYGWAGVARSAVATQAPDLANRFDYDPEAGTFVAYGEDPEALHQLGTLLQQALQDTAVLSALIAAGDPEWFD
- a CDS encoding helix-turn-helix transcriptional regulator, which translates into the protein MSDSESTLTRRQLGRYLKSAREEAGFTLEQAGRQMDWSKSKLQRHEAGEVAKIRRPDLDLLIRLYQIDDRQAAHLHGLAETAAGKSWWHEFSRVLPEDFRIYVDMESAAAMLTTYQPDLIPGLVQTRPYARVLAYTANPEDGEAALAGRLELKTRRQRILTHNLKKPQLNMVLGETVLRRVIGGPKIMADQLKRLAEASTLPNVTLRILPFSAGMPTGDQTGPFVIIDFGPDGRGQPVAPTTIYSEGYSSDMYSEKRDVVKRYIEAYRVLQRAALDESSSRDLVREIAREYSA
- a CDS encoding DUF397 domain-containing protein; amino-acid sequence: MNNELDGARWFKSSRSGGSKECVEAAFLAGDGVGVRDSKNPGGPAHVFSAGQWDAFVGAVAAGRFDLPRG
- a CDS encoding BTAD domain-containing putative transcriptional regulator, whose protein sequence is MSWRLAVLGPVELTDGGVPVPPLPAKQQAALAMLACARGRTVTVEELVDGVWGAARPASAVGALRNYAWALRKRWAEQSTIALCSEPGGYRLGGTLELDLDRVDRLRAQVAAARAAGRLDTADTALRSALGVWRGDPFTGVPGPWAMAERTRLRRIRRLLEEDLLELTVERGEFSLAIADLAALITGDPHSERLRGLLMTALYGAGHRTEALGEYQRIRRLLVTEQGIEPGPALAELHRRILADEFSPHVTTLPTPCMCSCAARDGGVQRPNRFSPALSG
- a CDS encoding TIGR03085 family metal-binding protein; translation: MTLAQRERQALVEAMAAAGPDAPTLCGEWTARDLAAHLVVRERRPDAAPGILLKPFAPYLDSVQRKVTQRPFTDLLDEVRSGPPFYLRPVDALMNTTEMFVHHEDVRRAAPGWEPRTLSAADEDRLWKILTGLARMAYRKSPITVALATPDGRRTVARQAGDRTVVLAGPPSELLLHAFGRNTVRLEATGAPEDVELVHALDRSV
- a CDS encoding DUF4189 domain-containing protein, with amino-acid sequence MKKIVSGAAVMVAAAGSLLAGTAAPANAYQDYNYGAIALSVSTGRIGYSYDYSDSPSAQNAAMSSCTYNDCKIVARFANGCGAIAYSSRDGFYTFGAASSRIAAKNQALNRNSGDATIIHWNCTTGYQL
- a CDS encoding ribonuclease J yields the protein MTAPRRPRRTASRAAGAPAPAPEAPAQPAAAAAQPEPAAPAVSSAAAQPEPAKAAPTRAETAAAEPVRERAARGRSGSGERAKAAQSKSADEAPRSRQDDSRSRGDRNRRGGGGGRSRQGGRDQAPAPRDPHAMGAPPKAPKGGLRVFALGGIGEIGRNMTVFEYDGKLLIVDCGVLFPEDQQPGVDLILPDFGPIENRMDDIVAVILTHGHEDHIGALPFLLRLRRDIPVLGAKFTLALVAAKCREHRLQPNLIEVTEGERTQHGAFECEYFAVNHSIPDAIAVAIRTPAGIALHTGDIKLDQLPLDGRLTDLAGFSRLGDEGVDLFLVDSTNAEVPGFVTPEREIGPVLDNVIGKAKGRVIVASFASHVHRIQQVVDVAQRYDRRVCFVGRSMVRNMQIAQDLGYLDIPDNLVVDLDQAANLPTHKLVLISTGSQGEPLSALSRMARGDHRQINIRSDDLVVLASSLIPGNENAVFTVVNGLSRLGATVVTQQNAKVHVSGHASAGELLYLYNAVRPTNAMPVHGEWRHLRANGALAVATGVPEERVILAENGVVVDLVDGIASISGRVPVGQVYVDGLSVGDVGESTLSDRLVLGEGGFVTINVAIDTTTGKAVSTPEVSGRGFSDDPEALSGAQELVENELHRLAVEGVTDTHRIAQSVRRVVGRWVAEKYRRRPMIVPTVIGV